The nucleotide sequence CCTCCGAACCGTAATAGATTCCGTTTTCACCGGAAACATGGTATTACAATGGGGTTCCTTATCATAGCCGCTTTGAGTTACGGACTCTGGATGGTCATTTCGGATGACGTCCGTCCCCTGAACTCCATCCACGGACTAGGGGGTCTGCTGTTAGTGATGATGTCCGCAGTTCAGATTACTACCGGTCTTTCCTCCCGCAGACATCTGATGAAGTCTGTGCACCGCAGGGTCGGCTATGTCGTTGCAGCCCTTATCATCCTCCAGGTTGCGTTAGGCATCATTTCGTCTCCTTTATTCGCAAGCACAGGGCAATACCCGCGGTATACTGTGAGGTGGCTAACATTGCTCGATGAGACCTGGCGGCCTGATGGCGTCATCGGCCCCCGGGAATATTTTATCACCCGCGTTCTGGACGAAGGCAATTACGAGATATCATACCGTACCGATGGCGAGTATATAAATGTTGGCTTGAAGGTAAAGACCACCGGATGGATGGGTATCGGTATTTCCGCCGGTGAAGGAATGAGAAACGCCGAGATAATATTTGCCTACGTGACTGACGACGGGGAGGCAATAGTCGAGGACCACTTCGGCACCGGCAGAACTCATCATTCGCCGGATACCGAGCTTGGCGGAACAGACGATATTATCGAGTTCGGCGGTAGAGAAGAAGACGGGTACACGATAATCGAGTTCAAACGCCCGATTGCCCCTGAAGATGATTTTGATATTCCTTTGGTCGAGGATATACAAACCCTTGTCTGGGCTTACGGGATTAGTGATAGCCCGGAAATGCACATAGCCTGGGGATATTTCGACGTTAGACTCAGGTAGGCTAACGGTATGACAGTACGCCAAGAGGACGGGGATAATATGACACTACCGTGGTTAAATTCCTACGACAAAGGCGTACCGCCAGGCATCAACTACCCCGGGACGACGCTCCAGGCCTTGCTGGACGAAACCTCAGACAGATACCCTGACCATACCGCGATTATCTTTATGGGTAAAAAGATCACCTACCACGAGTTACGGAGACTGGTCAATCGATTCGCCGCTTCTCTCCGGCGGCTGGGTGTCTCGAAGGGGGATAAAGTAGTCCTCTTCCTGCCTAATTCGCCGCAGTTCGTTATCGCTTACTACGGTATTTTGAAGGCCGGTGCTGTGGTTGTGCCGGCTAATCCCCTGTACGTAGACAGAGAACTGCTCCATTTGCTGGAAGATTCCGGGGCCAGGACGGTGATAACCCTTGATTTGAAGGCTTTATTTGGCAAGGTGAACTCGGTTAAGCAGAGAGCCGGGCTGCAACACATCATCATCAGCGGCCTGCAGGAATTCCTGCCATTTCCCAAAAACATCCTTTTCCCAATAGTGAAACATAAAGAGATTGCGTCTCCCGCCGGGAACAGCATCATCCGGATGCGAGATTTGCTGACTGAGGAAACGCGGGTGGATGCCGTTGAGCCGGAGGTCAGACATGACGATGTGGCGGTGACACTTTATACGGGAGGCACTACCGGGGTGCCTAAAGGGGTCTGTCTGACCCACGATAACCTGATTGCCAACCTCCTTCAATGCCATCACTGGATGCCTGACGTCAGCCACGGCAACGAGGTCTTCCTCACCGTGTTACCCGTATTCCACGCCTTTTCAATGACCACTTCGATGAACTGGCCCGTGTATGTTGGGGGAACAATGATACTTCTGCCAAGGTTTGAGGCAGCCAGTTTACTTGAAGCCCTCAACAAGCACCGCCCCACGTTGCTCATGGGTGTACCGGCAGTATTCCACACTATCATCCACTACCCGGAACTCCACCGCTATGACCTGTCATCCTTGCGTTTTTGCTTCAGCGGGGCTGATACCTTGCCCGCTGCCGTCCAGCAGGAGTTCGAGCACCTTACCGGGTGCAAGCTGGTCGAAGGCTATGGCCTGACCGAAACTTCACCCGTAGTAACCTGCAACCCGGTTTACGGGAAAAGAAAGGGTATTGGTTTGCCTCTGCCGGACACGACCTGTCGAATAGTTGACATGGACAACGGGGCTCCGCTTCAATCCGGGCAAGATGGCGAACTGGTAGTCCGGGGACCGCAGGTAATGCGAGAGTACTGCCATAACCCGGAGGAAACCGCGAAAATATTAAAGGATGGGTGCCTCTATACAGGGGATATCGCGCGAATGGATGAAGACGGCTATTTCGAATTTATCGGGCGCAAGAAGGATATGATCAAGGTGCAAAGGACTGACTACATCACCGCCTATAAGGTCTACCCCGCGGATGTGGAAGAGATCCTGCTAAAGCACGATAAAGTGCTGGAAGCAGCCGTGATTGGTGTCCCCGATGCGGTACAGGGTGAACGCATTGCGGCCTACGTCATTTTGCGCCCAGGCGCAGACACTACAGCCGGAGAGCTGGTAAGTTTCTGCCGGCAATACCTGGCGGAGTACAAAGTCCCCTCGCAGATTGAATTCATCAATGTCCTGCCTAAAAACATGCTTGGCAAGGTGCTGCGAAATGAATTAAGGCAGCGAGCTTCATAAGTATTTGAGTTTGCTTCATCGCGTGGTTCACACCGAGCGAAGCGAACGTGCTCTTCCCAATGAGAGTGTCACTGGAAAAGGAGCCGCGAAGTCACGGAGATATGTCTTTCCGCCAGGACTCAGACTGATAACCTTGTCATCACTGTAAGTGACCAGAGAATTGGCATCCCGGATGAGCAGCAGCCCGTCCTTTTTCAGCCCTTTGAAAGACTGGAAAACGCGTCAAAGCCAGCCAAGGGACTGGGGCTGGGATTACTGGTCTGCAAGCGTTTGGTGGAAGCTCACGAGGGTATAATCTGGGTGGAGTCCGAGCCGGGCAAAGGTTCCCTTTTCTCCTTCACGTTGCCGCTATAACAAGGTTCAGCCAGGGAATCTTGCCGCGCCTTTGTCTAGCCAGATTTACCCTTCTTTGCGTGATCTGGATTGACTCGCTCTGTCCATCTCGACGAAAAGATTGACCACCCTGTCATTCTGTGCCGGATTCAGGTGCATATCCGCCATGCTAAACAATATGCTGTCTTCTTTGAAGATATGGCCCCTGAGAAATTCAATAAAATGAGACCCGTATTGCCTTATTGCTTGCCTCACTTCAGCACTATCTTCATCGCCAAGATAACTGCCAATGGCCTGCTGCATTGCCTCGTTGGTGTCCCTCAGCACTTCATGCTCGTCCAGCATCACTGCGAGCGGTCCGCTACCCCGGGGCATAAAGTTATCAAACTCGGGGAAAAGAGCCTTCTCTTCCTTATCGAAGTGTACCCAAAAATCAACCTCGAAAAACGAGGCAAGCTCTCTTAAGCTTGCTGAGATACTTTCTCTCTGCTCCAGATTTCCAATGGCACTTTCCAGCGCGGCCAGCTTCTCCAGCACAGCCTGATGTTCTTCCTTTAATAATTCGGTTGGCTTCTTTACGCTCATTTCTACCTCCCTGCAGGCGCTCAGGATTTAGAAATCCTCAGAGGCATACCTGAGATAGGACAATATTTGCATCCGTGTCAGCTTTCAAAATACCAGAGAGAACGTCTTCTCGAAAGTTTTACAACGGAATGGTGGGCCATTCTGGATTCGAACCAGAGACCCCAGTCTTATCAGGACTGTGCTCTAACCAACTGAGCTAATGGCCCTTGAAACGTGTCTAATTCTATGCTATAAGACGAGAAAAATCAAGTCTACACCTGAATTAAGCTTGATGCCTTGTCCTGTAACCTTCTTATCCGGTTCACGGGCGATACCTGATTATCAGCAGCAACCGGGGCCGTCACAGATGTTATTTTGTTTTACGATTGCGCGCCCATATTTGCATTACTTCGCGGAATGGGTTACCTTATGTAATGTATACGCAAGAAGGAGGTAGCCGATATGCTCCAATTTGATAGAACCCGGCTGGCAGCCATGCACCCTATAGATTTCCGGAATATGGTCAGGAAAGGAGAGTGGACAGCGTCAACCCAGGATGCCTGTGCCGGTTATGCCCAGGCAAACATGGTTATCATACCTAAGGATTTGGCTATTCAGTTCCTCATCTTCTGTCACCGTAATCCTCGCCCCTTCCCCTTGATAGACGTCACCGAGCCGGGAGACCCGGAACCAAAGCTGGTAGCGCC is from Dehalococcoidales bacterium and encodes:
- a CDS encoding long-chain fatty acid--CoA ligase, coding for MTVRQEDGDNMTLPWLNSYDKGVPPGINYPGTTLQALLDETSDRYPDHTAIIFMGKKITYHELRRLVNRFAASLRRLGVSKGDKVVLFLPNSPQFVIAYYGILKAGAVVVPANPLYVDRELLHLLEDSGARTVITLDLKALFGKVNSVKQRAGLQHIIISGLQEFLPFPKNILFPIVKHKEIASPAGNSIIRMRDLLTEETRVDAVEPEVRHDDVAVTLYTGGTTGVPKGVCLTHDNLIANLLQCHHWMPDVSHGNEVFLTVLPVFHAFSMTTSMNWPVYVGGTMILLPRFEAASLLEALNKHRPTLLMGVPAVFHTIIHYPELHRYDLSSLRFCFSGADTLPAAVQQEFEHLTGCKLVEGYGLTETSPVVTCNPVYGKRKGIGLPLPDTTCRIVDMDNGAPLQSGQDGELVVRGPQVMREYCHNPEETAKILKDGCLYTGDIARMDEDGYFEFIGRKKDMIKVQRTDYITAYKVYPADVEEILLKHDKVLEAAVIGVPDAVQGERIAAYVILRPGADTTAGELVSFCRQYLAEYKVPSQIEFINVLPKNMLGKVLRNELRQRAS
- a CDS encoding hemerythrin domain-containing protein, which gives rise to MSVKKPTELLKEEHQAVLEKLAALESAIGNLEQRESISASLRELASFFEVDFWVHFDKEEKALFPEFDNFMPRGSGPLAVMLDEHEVLRDTNEAMQQAIGSYLGDEDSAEVRQAIRQYGSHFIEFLRGHIFKEDSILFSMADMHLNPAQNDRVVNLFVEMDRASQSRSRKEG